From Candidatus Angelobacter sp.:
GCGTCTGTTCAGGAGGTTCAGGATGCCCATTTGGAGGCAATTCTTTTCATCGTGTCACGCACGATGTCCTGTGACAGCGAGCGGTGGAAGCCCACGCAAAGGTGGGTGTCGGCCTTGGAGACCAGCGCCACGTGGCATTGCGGTCCGAGGCCTTCCAATTGGTTCAACTGGCCCGCCTGCAATCCGTCGCCAAGGGCGCGAAAGCGTTGCATGGTTTGGCGGACCCATTGGGAAATCTGTTCGGGATTCTCCGCGCGCAGCGATTCAAATTTCGGTTCGTTGGAGCGGACGGTCATGACGAACTCGACGCCGTTGAATCGGGAAAACGGCGCCAGGGGCGATTCTGCGGTTGGCGCGGCCGCTTCCTGCGCGACGGCGATTTCGGGGTTTCCGCTGGCCTGTGCCTCGTCCAGGGCTTGCGCTGATTCCAGCAGCAGACCTTGATAGGAATTGAAGATGGCGCGCGCGCGCTCCGGTTCTGCCGGAAGGATTTCGAAATTCCCGGTCTTCCAGGAAAGGATTTTCCGGAAAGCCTCCTCCGCGGCCAGATCGGCGGCCTCCGCATCGATGACGTCGCCGTTGTGAAACCATATCTTCCCGGAGAGAGGCCCGTTGGTGACTTTCAGGACGGACGAACTCTGCGACAGGCACTCCAATTGTATGATATCCACCAGACTCTTGCTTTGTACGCCGCGGAACCCGCCATCCATCTCGCGTCCCAGCAACGATTCGATGCAGTCGAGGAAGAACGTGATCTCCTGGCTGGTGTTGGGCTTCTCCAAAAAAAGGTCAATCCCCATGGCGTATGCCCGGGTGCGGAATTGCGCGTCCACGACCGAAGTCATTACCGCCGTTCGCAACTGCGGGAACTTGCGGCGGACGATGGTGAG
This genomic window contains:
- a CDS encoding response regulator, translating into MSAGHKILLLDDDQDLLELYREMLARLPSQPEIHTATSGARAIALLESEPFSLLISDLNMPKMDGLQVLTIVRRKFPQLRTAVMTSVVDAQFRTRAYAMGIDLFLEKPNTSQEITFFLDCIESLLGREMDGGFRGVQSKSLVDIIQLECLSQSSSVLKVTNGPLSGKIWFHNGDVIDAEAADLAAEEAFRKILSWKTGNFEILPAEPERARAIFNSYQGLLLESAQALDEAQASGNPEIAVAQEAAAPTAESPLAPFSRFNGVEFVMTVRSNEPKFESLRAENPEQISQWVRQTMQRFRALGDGLQAGQLNQLEGLGPQCHVALVSKADTHLCVGFHRSLSQDIVRDTMKRIASKWAS